A portion of the Meriones unguiculatus strain TT.TT164.6M chromosome 14, Bangor_MerUng_6.1, whole genome shotgun sequence genome contains these proteins:
- the Pcf11 gene encoding pre-mRNA cleavage complex 2 protein Pcf11 isoform X1 encodes MSEPTPAEAGAAGAREDACRDYQSSLEDLTFNSKPHINMLTILAEENLPFAKEIVSLIEAQTAKAPSSEKLPVMYLMDSIVKNVGREYLTAFTKNLVATFICVFEKVDENTRKSLFKLRSTWDEIFPLKKLYALDVRVNSLDPAWPIKPLPPNVNTSSIHVNPKFLNKSPDEPSTPGTVVSSPSISTPPIVPDIQKNLTQEQLIRQQLLAKQKQLLELQQKKLELELEQAKAQLAVSLSVQQETANLGPGSAPSKLHVSQIPAMAIKTPHQVPVQPDKSRPGPPLQIQDLKGTNRDPRLNRMSQHSSHGKEQSHRKEFVMNTLNQSDTKTGKTVPSEKLNSSKQEKSKSGERITKKELDQLDSKSKSKSKSPSPLKNKLSHTKDLKNQESESMRLSDMNKRDPRLKKHLQDKGEGKDEDVKEKRKTEKKDKDEHMKSSEHRLIGSRSKIINGIVQKQDMVTEELEKQGTKPGRSSTRKRSRSRSPKSRSPIIHSPKRRDRRSPKRRQRSMSPTLAPKGGKMRQSGLKQSHMEEFPLPSREERNVKRSTKQDVRDPRRLKKMDEDRPQETASQHSMKSGAEPKENIENWQSSKSAKRWKSGWEENKSLQQGDEHSKPPHLRHRESWSSTKGILSPRAPKQHRLSVDANLQIPKELTLASKRELLQKTSERLASGEITQDEFLVVVHQIRQLFQYQEGKHRCNVRDSPSEENKGGLKKKPLLSDAELTYYEHKAKLKRTQVQHSFPRLDLLDPDIFDYPLTDALLSGIECEPSKSKHASRNSGAQFDRKEQFSERARRLSPVSGSRTYAENLSPHEGRRRHDEQVSAKGVREEQRSPFNDRFPLKRPRYEDSDKPFVDGPASRFAGLDTNQRLTALAEDRPLFDGPGRPSVTRDGPAKMIFEGPNKLSPRIDGPPTPGSLRFDGSPGQMGGGGPMRFEGPQGQLGGGCPLRFEGPPGPVGTPLRFEGPIGQGGGGGGFRFEGSPSLRFEGSAGGLRFEGPGGQPVGGLRFEGHRGQPVGGLRFEGPHGQPVGSLRFDNPRGQPVGGLRFEGGHGPSGAAIRFDGPHGQPGGGIRFEGPLLQQGVGMRFEGPHGQSVAGLRFEGHNQLGGNLRFEGPHGQPGVGIRFEGPLVQQGGGMRFEGPVPGGGLRIEGPLGQGGPRFEGCHSLRFDGQPGQPSLLPRFDGLHGQPGPRFERTGQPGPQRFDGPPGQQVQPRFDGVPQRFDGPQHQQTSRFDIPLGLQGTRFDNHPSQRLESVSFNQTGPYNDPPGNAFNVPSQGLQFQRHEQIFDTPQGPNFNGPHGPGNQNFPNPLNRASGHYFDEKNLQSSQFGNFGNLPTPMSVGNIQASQQVLTGVAQPVAFGQGQFLPVHHPQNPGPFIQNPSGLPKPYPDNHLSQVDVNELFSKLLKTGILKLSQPDSATTQVNETATQPPQEEEEDQNEDQDVPDLTNFTIEELKQRYDSVINRLYTGIQCYSCGMRFTTSQTDVYADHLDWHYRQNRTEKDVSRKVTHRRWYYSLTDWIEFEEIADLEERAKSQFFEKVHEEVVLKTQEAAKEKEFQSVPAGPAGAVESCEICQEQFEQYWDEEEEEWHLKNAIRVDGKIYHPSCYEDYQNTSSFDCTPSPSKTPVENPLNIMLNIVKNELQEPCESPKVKEEQIDAPPACSEESVATPTEIKTESDTVESV; translated from the exons ATGTCAGAGCCGACGCCGGCCGAGGCCGGGGCTGCGGGGGCCCGGGAGGACGCCTGTCGGGATTATCAGTCGTCGCTGGAAGACCTGACCTTCAATAGCAAACCGCACATCAATATGCTGACCATTCTAGCCGAGGAGAACCTGCCCTTCGCCAAGGAGATCGTCTCTCTCATCGAGGCCCAAACCGCCAAG GCTCCttcctcagagaagcttcctgtTATGTACCTTATGGATTCTATCGTGAAAAACGTTGGAAGAGAGTATCTCACTGCCTTTACTAAAAATCTAGTTGcaacatttatttgtgtatttgaaaAG GTGGATGAAAatactagaaaaagtttatttaaattgCGTTCCACATGGGATGAAATATTCCCTTTGAAGAAACTTTATGCCTTGGATGTCAGAGTCAATTCATTAGATCCTGCTTGGCCTATTAAACCTCTGCCCCCTAATGTGAATACATCTAGCATCCATGTGAATcccaaatttttaaataaatcg CCTGACGAGCCTTCGACACCTGGCACAGTGGTCAGTTCCCCCAGTATCTCCACTCCTCCGATTGTACCTGATATACAAAAGAATCTTACTCAAGAACAACTGATAAGGCAACAGTTActggcaaaacaaaaacagttgttAGAACTTCAGCAAAAAAAGCTGGAGCTTGAGTTAGAGCAAGCTAAGGCACAGCTG gcAGTATCTCTTAGTGTTCAGCAGGAGACAGCCAACTTGGGTCCTGGGTCAGCACCGTCTAAATTACATGTTTCACAAATTCCTGCTATGGCCATTAAAACTCCCCATCAGGTTCCAGTGCAACCTGACAAAAGCCGACCGGGTCCGCCCTTACAAATTCAAGACTTGAAAGGAACTAACCGAGATCCCCGTCTTAACAGGATGAGCCAACATTCTTCCCATGGCAAAGAGCAGAGTCATAGGAAAGAATTTGTAATGAACACATTAAACCAGTCTGATACTAAAACAGGTAAAACTGTACCCTCTGAAAAACTAAATTCATCCAAGCAAGAAAAAAGTAAATCAGGTGAAAGAATAACCAAGAAAGAACTTGACCAGTTAGActctaaatctaaatctaaatctaaatcacCATCAcctttgaaaaacaaattatcCCACACAAAAGACTTGAAAAATCAAGAATCTGAAAGTATGAGGTTATCTGATATGAATAAGAGAGATCCACGTTTAAAAAAGCATCTTCAGGATAAAGGTGAGGGCAAAGATGAAGatgtaaaagaaaagagaaaaacagaaaagaaggatAAAGATGAGCACATGAAATCATCTGAACACAGACTGATTGGAAGTAGAAGTAAAATCATAAATGGCATTGTTCAAAAGCAAGACATGGTTACAGAAGAATTGGAAAAACAGGGGACAAAACCAGGGAGATCAAGTACTAGAAAGAGATCAAGATCCAGGTCACCTAAGTCTCGGTCACCAATTATACATTCCCCAAAGAGAAGAGATAGACGGTCACCCAAACGAAGGCAAAGAAGTATGTCTCCAACTTTGGCACCCAAAGGTGGAAAGATGCGGCAGTCAGGACTTAAACAGTCACATATGGAAGAGTTCCCACTACCTtctagggaagaaagaaatgtaaagagAAGTACCAAGCAGGATGTTCGAGATCCTAGACGACTGAAAAAGATGGATGAGGACCGACCACAAGAAACTGCAAGTCAACATTCTATGAAGTCAGGTGCTGAACCAAAGGAGAATATAGAGAATTGGCAAAGCTCTAAGTCTGCCAAAAGATGGAAATCTGGttgggaagaaaataaaag CTTACAACAGGGTGATGAACATAGTAAACCTCCTCATCTAAGGCATAGGGAGAGCTGGTCAAGCACTAAAGGAATCTTGTCACCTCGAGCCCCAAAGCAGCATCGATTAAGTGTAGATGCCAATCTTCAAATTCCTAAAGAGTTAACTCTTGCAAGCAAAAGAGAATTACTTCAAAAG ACGAGTGAACGTTTAGCTTCTGGTGAAATTACACAGGATGAGTTCCTTGTTGTTGTGCATCAAATTCGACAGCTATTTCAGTATCAAGAAGGTAAACATAGATGCAATGTACGGGATAGTCcttcagaagaaaataaaggtGGATTAAAAAAGAAACCTCTCTTATCTGATGCTGAATTAACCTACTATGAACataaagcaaaactgaaaaggaCACAGGTTCAGCATTCATTTCCAAGACTTGATCTCTTAGATCCTGATATTTTTGACTACCCTTTGACTGATGCCTTGTTGTCTGGAATAGAATGTGAGCCATCCAAAAGTAAACATGCAAGTAGGAATAGTGGAGCACAGTTTGACAGAAAAGAACAATTTAGTGAAAGAGCAAGACGTCTTTCTCCTGTATCTGGGAGTCGTACTTATGCTGAGAATCTTTCACCCCATGAGGGCCGGAGAAGACATGACGAGCAAGTCTCTGCTAAAG gtgtACGAGAGGAGCAGAGATCACCATTCAATGATCGTTTTCCGCTTAAGCGACCTAGATATGAAGATTCAGATAAACCATTTGTAGATGGCCCAGCCTCAAGATTTGCTGGCCTTGATACAAATCAGCGACTTACAGCTTTAGCTGAAGACCGACCATTATTTGATGGACCTGGTAGGCCATCTGTGACAAGAGATGGCCCAGCCAAGATGATTTTTGAAGGACCTAATAAATTAAGCCCTAGAATTGATGGACCTCCTACACCAGGTTCTCTTCGGTTCGATGGGTCACCAGGACAAATGGGGGGAGGAGGCCCTATGAGATTTGAAGGACCGCAAGGTCAGTTAGGAGGTGGGTGCCCTTTGAGATTTGAAGGTCCTCCAGGACCAGTAGGAACACCTCTGCGCTTTGAAGGGCCAATTGgtcaaggaggaggaggaggtggtttTCGATTTGAAGGTTCACCTAGTCTGAGGTTTGAGGGATCTGCAGGTGGTTTGCGATTTGAAGGACCAGGGGGTCAGCCTGTGGGTGGTCTCAGGTTTGAAGGACATCGTGGTCAACCTGTGGGTGGTCTGAGGTTTGAGGGACCTCATGGACAGCCTGTGGGCAGTCTTAGATTTGATAATCCTCGAGGTCAGCCTGTAGGTGGACTTAGATTTGAAGGGGGTCATGGTCCATCAGGGGCTGCAATTAGGTTTGATGGGCCTCATggtcagccaggtggtggtatCAGATTTGAGGGCCCTTTGCTACAGCAAGGAGTTGGAATGAGGTTTGAGGGTCCCCATGGGCAGTCTGTAGCTGGTCTGAGATTTGAAGGACATAATCAACTAGGTGGAAACCTTAGGTTTGAGGGACCACATGGTCAACCAGGAGTCGGGATCAGGTTTGAAGGACCTTTAGTTCAACAAGGAGGTGGAATGAGGTTTGAGGGTCCTGTACCAGGAGGTGGCCTAAGAATTGAAGGGCCTCTGGGTCAAGGTGGTCCTAGATTTGAAGGTTGTCACTCTTTAAGGTTTGATGGGCAGCCAGGTCAGCCATCACTCTTGCCAAGATTTGATGGATTACATGGCCAGCCAGGTCCTAGATTTGAAAGAACTGGTCAGCCAGGTCCACAGAGATTTGATGGGCCACCTGGACAGCAGGTTCAGCCGAGATTTGATGGTGTACCTCAAAGATTTGATGGGCCACAACACCAGCAAACATCAAGATTTGATATTCCTCTTGGTCTACAAGGCACCCGATTTGACAATCATCCTTCACAAAGGCTTGAATCGGTATCTTTCAATCAGACCGGCCCATATAATGATCCACCTGGCAATGCTTTTAATGTCCCATCTCAAGGACTACAGTTCCAAAGACATGAACAAATATTTGACACACCTCAAGGACCAAACTTTAATGGACCACATGGCCCTGGAAACCAGAATTTCCCAAATCCCCTTAACAGAGCTTCTGGACACTATTTTGATGAAAAGAATCTTCAGAGTTCTCAGTTTGGAAACTTTGGCAATTTACCTACTCCGATGTCAGTAGGAAATATTCAGGCATCTCAACAG GTTCTGACTGGTGTTGCTCAGCCAGTAGCATTTGGCCAAGGACAGTTTTTACCAGTTCATCATCCACAGAATCCTGGACCTTTTATTCAAAATCCTTCAG gtCTTCCTAAGCCATATCCTGATAATCATCTCAGTCAGGTGGATGTAAATGAATTGTTTTCAAAACTGCTAAAAACAGGAATTCTCAAATTGTCACAGCCTGATTCAGCTACAACAC AGGTAAATGAGACTGCTACTCAGCCTCcccaagaagaggaggaggatcagaaTGAAGATCAAGATGTCCCAGATCTTACAAATTTCACAATTGAAGAATTGAAGca gcgTTATGACAGTGTTATAAACCGGCTGTATACTGGGATTCAGTGTTACTCTTGTGGAATGCGGTTCACAACATCACAGACAGATGTTTATGCAGATCACTTGGACTGGCATTATCGGCAAAACAGAACTGAGAAAGATGTTAGCAGAAAAGTCACTCATCGACGTTGGTACTATAGTCTAACA GACTGGATAGAATTTGAAGAAATAGCTGATCTGGAAGAACGTGCAAAAAGCCAGTTTTTTGAAAAGGTTCATGAAGAGGTTGTCCTTAAAACCCAGGAGGCTGCTAAAGAAAAGGAGTTCCAAAGTGTACCTGCTGGACCAGCTGGAGCAGTTGAG AGTTGTGAAATCTGTCAAGAACAATTCGAACAGTACtgggatgaagaggaggaggaatggcACTTAAAAAATGCTATTAGAGTGGACGGAAAG atTTATCATCCATCATGTTACGAAGATTATcaaaat ACATCTTCTTTTGATTGTACACCATCTCCCAGCAAGACACCAGTTGAAAACCCTTTGAACATTATGTTGAACATTGTCAAAAACGAATTGCAAGAACCCTGTGAAAGTCCCAAAGTTAAGGAAGAACAAATTGATGCTCCGCCAGCTTGTTCAGAAGAAAGTGTAGCAACACCCActgaaattaaaacagaaagtgATACAGTTGAGTCAGtttaa
- the Pcf11 gene encoding pre-mRNA cleavage complex 2 protein Pcf11 isoform X2 — MSEPTPAEAGAAGAREDACRDYQSSLEDLTFNSKPHINMLTILAEENLPFAKEIVSLIEAQTAKAPSSEKLPVMYLMDSIVKNVGREYLTAFTKNLVATFICVFEKVDENTRKSLFKLRSTWDEIFPLKKLYALDVRVNSLDPAWPIKPLPPNVNTSSIHVNPKFLNKSPDEPSTPGTVVSSPSISTPPIVPDIQKNLTQEQLIRQQLLAKQKQLLELQQKKLELELEQAKAQLAVSLSVQQETANLGPGSAPSKLHVSQIPAMAIKTPHQVPVQPDKSRPGPPLQIQDLKGTNRDPRLNRMSQHSSHGKEQSHRKEFVMNTLNQSDTKTGKTVPSEKLNSSKQEKSKSGERITKKELDQLDSKSKSKSKSPSPLKNKLSHTKDLKNQESESMRLSDMNKRDPRLKKHLQDKGEGKDEDVKEKRKTEKKDKDEHMKSSEHRLIGSRSKIINGIVQKQDMVTEELEKQGTKPGRSSTRKRSRSRSPKSRSPIIHSPKRRDRRSPKRRQRSMSPTLAPKGGKMRQSGLKQSHMEEFPLPSREERNVKRSTKQDVRDPRRLKKMDEDRPQETASQHSMKSGAEPKENIENWQSSKSAKRWKSGWEENKSLQQGDEHSKPPHLRHRESWSSTKGILSPRAPKQHRLSVDANLQIPKELTLASKRELLQKTSERLASGEITQDEFLVVVHQIRQLFQYQEGVREEQRSPFNDRFPLKRPRYEDSDKPFVDGPASRFAGLDTNQRLTALAEDRPLFDGPGRPSVTRDGPAKMIFEGPNKLSPRIDGPPTPGSLRFDGSPGQMGGGGPMRFEGPQGQLGGGCPLRFEGPPGPVGTPLRFEGPIGQGGGGGGFRFEGSPSLRFEGSAGGLRFEGPGGQPVGGLRFEGHRGQPVGGLRFEGPHGQPVGSLRFDNPRGQPVGGLRFEGGHGPSGAAIRFDGPHGQPGGGIRFEGPLLQQGVGMRFEGPHGQSVAGLRFEGHNQLGGNLRFEGPHGQPGVGIRFEGPLVQQGGGMRFEGPVPGGGLRIEGPLGQGGPRFEGCHSLRFDGQPGQPSLLPRFDGLHGQPGPRFERTGQPGPQRFDGPPGQQVQPRFDGVPQRFDGPQHQQTSRFDIPLGLQGTRFDNHPSQRLESVSFNQTGPYNDPPGNAFNVPSQGLQFQRHEQIFDTPQGPNFNGPHGPGNQNFPNPLNRASGHYFDEKNLQSSQFGNFGNLPTPMSVGNIQASQQVLTGVAQPVAFGQGQFLPVHHPQNPGPFIQNPSGLPKPYPDNHLSQVDVNELFSKLLKTGILKLSQPDSATTQVNETATQPPQEEEEDQNEDQDVPDLTNFTIEELKQRYDSVINRLYTGIQCYSCGMRFTTSQTDVYADHLDWHYRQNRTEKDVSRKVTHRRWYYSLTDWIEFEEIADLEERAKSQFFEKVHEEVVLKTQEAAKEKEFQSVPAGPAGAVESCEICQEQFEQYWDEEEEEWHLKNAIRVDGKIYHPSCYEDYQNTSSFDCTPSPSKTPVENPLNIMLNIVKNELQEPCESPKVKEEQIDAPPACSEESVATPTEIKTESDTVESV; from the exons ATGTCAGAGCCGACGCCGGCCGAGGCCGGGGCTGCGGGGGCCCGGGAGGACGCCTGTCGGGATTATCAGTCGTCGCTGGAAGACCTGACCTTCAATAGCAAACCGCACATCAATATGCTGACCATTCTAGCCGAGGAGAACCTGCCCTTCGCCAAGGAGATCGTCTCTCTCATCGAGGCCCAAACCGCCAAG GCTCCttcctcagagaagcttcctgtTATGTACCTTATGGATTCTATCGTGAAAAACGTTGGAAGAGAGTATCTCACTGCCTTTACTAAAAATCTAGTTGcaacatttatttgtgtatttgaaaAG GTGGATGAAAatactagaaaaagtttatttaaattgCGTTCCACATGGGATGAAATATTCCCTTTGAAGAAACTTTATGCCTTGGATGTCAGAGTCAATTCATTAGATCCTGCTTGGCCTATTAAACCTCTGCCCCCTAATGTGAATACATCTAGCATCCATGTGAATcccaaatttttaaataaatcg CCTGACGAGCCTTCGACACCTGGCACAGTGGTCAGTTCCCCCAGTATCTCCACTCCTCCGATTGTACCTGATATACAAAAGAATCTTACTCAAGAACAACTGATAAGGCAACAGTTActggcaaaacaaaaacagttgttAGAACTTCAGCAAAAAAAGCTGGAGCTTGAGTTAGAGCAAGCTAAGGCACAGCTG gcAGTATCTCTTAGTGTTCAGCAGGAGACAGCCAACTTGGGTCCTGGGTCAGCACCGTCTAAATTACATGTTTCACAAATTCCTGCTATGGCCATTAAAACTCCCCATCAGGTTCCAGTGCAACCTGACAAAAGCCGACCGGGTCCGCCCTTACAAATTCAAGACTTGAAAGGAACTAACCGAGATCCCCGTCTTAACAGGATGAGCCAACATTCTTCCCATGGCAAAGAGCAGAGTCATAGGAAAGAATTTGTAATGAACACATTAAACCAGTCTGATACTAAAACAGGTAAAACTGTACCCTCTGAAAAACTAAATTCATCCAAGCAAGAAAAAAGTAAATCAGGTGAAAGAATAACCAAGAAAGAACTTGACCAGTTAGActctaaatctaaatctaaatctaaatcacCATCAcctttgaaaaacaaattatcCCACACAAAAGACTTGAAAAATCAAGAATCTGAAAGTATGAGGTTATCTGATATGAATAAGAGAGATCCACGTTTAAAAAAGCATCTTCAGGATAAAGGTGAGGGCAAAGATGAAGatgtaaaagaaaagagaaaaacagaaaagaaggatAAAGATGAGCACATGAAATCATCTGAACACAGACTGATTGGAAGTAGAAGTAAAATCATAAATGGCATTGTTCAAAAGCAAGACATGGTTACAGAAGAATTGGAAAAACAGGGGACAAAACCAGGGAGATCAAGTACTAGAAAGAGATCAAGATCCAGGTCACCTAAGTCTCGGTCACCAATTATACATTCCCCAAAGAGAAGAGATAGACGGTCACCCAAACGAAGGCAAAGAAGTATGTCTCCAACTTTGGCACCCAAAGGTGGAAAGATGCGGCAGTCAGGACTTAAACAGTCACATATGGAAGAGTTCCCACTACCTtctagggaagaaagaaatgtaaagagAAGTACCAAGCAGGATGTTCGAGATCCTAGACGACTGAAAAAGATGGATGAGGACCGACCACAAGAAACTGCAAGTCAACATTCTATGAAGTCAGGTGCTGAACCAAAGGAGAATATAGAGAATTGGCAAAGCTCTAAGTCTGCCAAAAGATGGAAATCTGGttgggaagaaaataaaag CTTACAACAGGGTGATGAACATAGTAAACCTCCTCATCTAAGGCATAGGGAGAGCTGGTCAAGCACTAAAGGAATCTTGTCACCTCGAGCCCCAAAGCAGCATCGATTAAGTGTAGATGCCAATCTTCAAATTCCTAAAGAGTTAACTCTTGCAAGCAAAAGAGAATTACTTCAAAAG ACGAGTGAACGTTTAGCTTCTGGTGAAATTACACAGGATGAGTTCCTTGTTGTTGTGCATCAAATTCGACAGCTATTTCAGTATCAAGAAG gtgtACGAGAGGAGCAGAGATCACCATTCAATGATCGTTTTCCGCTTAAGCGACCTAGATATGAAGATTCAGATAAACCATTTGTAGATGGCCCAGCCTCAAGATTTGCTGGCCTTGATACAAATCAGCGACTTACAGCTTTAGCTGAAGACCGACCATTATTTGATGGACCTGGTAGGCCATCTGTGACAAGAGATGGCCCAGCCAAGATGATTTTTGAAGGACCTAATAAATTAAGCCCTAGAATTGATGGACCTCCTACACCAGGTTCTCTTCGGTTCGATGGGTCACCAGGACAAATGGGGGGAGGAGGCCCTATGAGATTTGAAGGACCGCAAGGTCAGTTAGGAGGTGGGTGCCCTTTGAGATTTGAAGGTCCTCCAGGACCAGTAGGAACACCTCTGCGCTTTGAAGGGCCAATTGgtcaaggaggaggaggaggtggtttTCGATTTGAAGGTTCACCTAGTCTGAGGTTTGAGGGATCTGCAGGTGGTTTGCGATTTGAAGGACCAGGGGGTCAGCCTGTGGGTGGTCTCAGGTTTGAAGGACATCGTGGTCAACCTGTGGGTGGTCTGAGGTTTGAGGGACCTCATGGACAGCCTGTGGGCAGTCTTAGATTTGATAATCCTCGAGGTCAGCCTGTAGGTGGACTTAGATTTGAAGGGGGTCATGGTCCATCAGGGGCTGCAATTAGGTTTGATGGGCCTCATggtcagccaggtggtggtatCAGATTTGAGGGCCCTTTGCTACAGCAAGGAGTTGGAATGAGGTTTGAGGGTCCCCATGGGCAGTCTGTAGCTGGTCTGAGATTTGAAGGACATAATCAACTAGGTGGAAACCTTAGGTTTGAGGGACCACATGGTCAACCAGGAGTCGGGATCAGGTTTGAAGGACCTTTAGTTCAACAAGGAGGTGGAATGAGGTTTGAGGGTCCTGTACCAGGAGGTGGCCTAAGAATTGAAGGGCCTCTGGGTCAAGGTGGTCCTAGATTTGAAGGTTGTCACTCTTTAAGGTTTGATGGGCAGCCAGGTCAGCCATCACTCTTGCCAAGATTTGATGGATTACATGGCCAGCCAGGTCCTAGATTTGAAAGAACTGGTCAGCCAGGTCCACAGAGATTTGATGGGCCACCTGGACAGCAGGTTCAGCCGAGATTTGATGGTGTACCTCAAAGATTTGATGGGCCACAACACCAGCAAACATCAAGATTTGATATTCCTCTTGGTCTACAAGGCACCCGATTTGACAATCATCCTTCACAAAGGCTTGAATCGGTATCTTTCAATCAGACCGGCCCATATAATGATCCACCTGGCAATGCTTTTAATGTCCCATCTCAAGGACTACAGTTCCAAAGACATGAACAAATATTTGACACACCTCAAGGACCAAACTTTAATGGACCACATGGCCCTGGAAACCAGAATTTCCCAAATCCCCTTAACAGAGCTTCTGGACACTATTTTGATGAAAAGAATCTTCAGAGTTCTCAGTTTGGAAACTTTGGCAATTTACCTACTCCGATGTCAGTAGGAAATATTCAGGCATCTCAACAG GTTCTGACTGGTGTTGCTCAGCCAGTAGCATTTGGCCAAGGACAGTTTTTACCAGTTCATCATCCACAGAATCCTGGACCTTTTATTCAAAATCCTTCAG gtCTTCCTAAGCCATATCCTGATAATCATCTCAGTCAGGTGGATGTAAATGAATTGTTTTCAAAACTGCTAAAAACAGGAATTCTCAAATTGTCACAGCCTGATTCAGCTACAACAC AGGTAAATGAGACTGCTACTCAGCCTCcccaagaagaggaggaggatcagaaTGAAGATCAAGATGTCCCAGATCTTACAAATTTCACAATTGAAGAATTGAAGca gcgTTATGACAGTGTTATAAACCGGCTGTATACTGGGATTCAGTGTTACTCTTGTGGAATGCGGTTCACAACATCACAGACAGATGTTTATGCAGATCACTTGGACTGGCATTATCGGCAAAACAGAACTGAGAAAGATGTTAGCAGAAAAGTCACTCATCGACGTTGGTACTATAGTCTAACA GACTGGATAGAATTTGAAGAAATAGCTGATCTGGAAGAACGTGCAAAAAGCCAGTTTTTTGAAAAGGTTCATGAAGAGGTTGTCCTTAAAACCCAGGAGGCTGCTAAAGAAAAGGAGTTCCAAAGTGTACCTGCTGGACCAGCTGGAGCAGTTGAG AGTTGTGAAATCTGTCAAGAACAATTCGAACAGTACtgggatgaagaggaggaggaatggcACTTAAAAAATGCTATTAGAGTGGACGGAAAG atTTATCATCCATCATGTTACGAAGATTATcaaaat ACATCTTCTTTTGATTGTACACCATCTCCCAGCAAGACACCAGTTGAAAACCCTTTGAACATTATGTTGAACATTGTCAAAAACGAATTGCAAGAACCCTGTGAAAGTCCCAAAGTTAAGGAAGAACAAATTGATGCTCCGCCAGCTTGTTCAGAAGAAAGTGTAGCAACACCCActgaaattaaaacagaaagtgATACAGTTGAGTCAGtttaa